In the genome of Clostridia bacterium, the window AGACCCATTCCGGAGTTCCCACGATCCTAACGAACTATATCGCAAGGCTCCACCTTAAGGAAGAACTCGTACAACTTCTGTGCCGCCCCTAAAGTCGCGACCTGGTCATCGGGGCTCAGGTCATGCAGGATCGCGGCGACCATCTCCGAATGGAACACCTCATGGAACCGATACGCATCAAGACCATTCGGGGTTAGGCCGACGAGAACGACCCGCCGATCTTGATCAGGCCTCACCCGAGTGACATACCCCTTGCGCTCAAGACGGTTCATGGAGGTCGTGAGAGTCCCCAGAGTTATGCCGAGCCTTGCGGCGATCTCCGACATTGACCTCCAGCGATCCGCTCCCACTGCCTCCAGCACGTGAATCTCGGTTATGGTGAGTCCTCCTGCGTAGGCCTGGTTGATGACTCTCTCTTCGATGGACAGGATCCTATTGAACAACTTCACCAAGACGTCGTTGAGAGCGCCAGAGTAATCCGGCATCTGATCAGCCTCCAATCCATCTCAATGAGACATAATCCTACAATGATTCTACGAGCAGCTGGGTGATCCTCCTAGGGGGCGGTCTGAGCAGACCAGGTGCGCGTCATTACTCGCCACGGTTCGTCCTCGCCGGGCTGGAACGTTGGAAGGACTTCCCCTTGGTTCGTCGAAGTTGACGCAGTGCCTTGCGCCTGTCCATTCGCACCGCAGCCGGCGCATGAGTCCGCTCGAAGGAGGCGCTATGTGATCATGAGAGCCAAAACGATGCCCGCAATCGCCGTTAACCTTGTCCTTGCGCTGTGCCTTGCACTATCAGGAGTGTGGGCAGTATTCCCATCTGCGGCACAGGCCGCAGATGCACCACAGCTCGCCGATGCGGGCCAGCGGACCTACATCGAGTTCATACTTGACTCCTCGGTGAGCATGACCGCTAAAGTCGAGGGGTTTAGGTCGAGAATGGATGTAGCCAAGGAGGTCATGGAGCAGCTCATCCGCGACCTTCCCGATGATCCGTCGCTGTTCATTGCACTCCGCGTGTACGGGGCAGAGCTGGCGCCGAATGCAGCCGACAAGCCGTGCGACGATACCGTTCTCGTGCAGGAATTCCAGCCTGTCGCGTCGGCGAGGAAGGGCATGATCGACATAGTGCGCTCGATCAAGCCGAAGTCCATGACCCCCATCGCATACTCCCTAGAGCTAGCGGCCAAGGACTTTCCAGAGCCACGCGATGCGCGAAATGTGATAATCCTTGTCACCGATGGCGCCGAAAGCTGCGGTGGAGACCCATGCGTAGTATCCAAGCGTCTACAGGACCAGGGGCTCATCCTCAAGCCATACGTAGTCGGGTTCGCCCTGAGCGCCAAGGAAGCCCCTAAGGTGATGTGCATTGGCGACTACTACGGCGCCACCGACACTCAGAGCCTCAAGAAGGCCTTGAACTCCATCATGGCGCAAGCCATATCCCCATCGATCATCGAAGTCCAGTCGTGGGCGGGCGGAGTGAACGTCACTTCCCGCACCGACATACAAGTGATCAAGCCCTCTGGCGAAGCCGTAGCGGCAGGTGTCACGGTAAGCGTCCCGTCAGCCGCTCGGGTCTCTCTAGAAGAGGGTGCATACACCGTTCGAGGGCGACTCGCCGTCGGAACAGAGATCATCACAGTGGAGCAGGCGGGCGTAGTCGCCAAGCCAGGCCAGACCACCAAGGTAAGGCTGGATTTCGGCACTCTTGAAGGAAGAGTTCGGATAGCCGCGTCTGCGTCTGGAATGGACGTAAGCGGCGAGGTCGACATCCGTGTCCTCAAGGATGGTGCTCCAGTCGCAGCGTCCTGGGCTGGAATCCCACCGAGCGCGCCGCTGCCGGCTGGTGACTACACATTCGTAGTCACCCACAGGCGCTACCCGGAACTAAGCCGAATAGTCGCAGGGTCGATCCTTCCTAATAGAGAGACCTTCCTGTCGGTCGACTTGGGTCAGCTCCCCGCAGCGCTCGAGGTGCGCGTCACCTACATGGGCGCAAGCATCGCGCAGCTGTGCCAGGTGACGGTGTCCGGTTCAACCGTGCAAACGCAGCGAATGCCTGGACCTGACGGAAGCGATGCGTTCCGCCTCACTACGAAACCGGGATCATATGATCTCACCGTACTTTACCAAGGCGAAGTGACGGTTGAAAAGGCAGTTCGTGGCGTGGGTGTCGCAGGAGGCGAAACCAAGCAGGTAAACGTGGATCTCGGCGACGTCCTAGGCGCCCTGCGGGTACGCGTGATGGCCGCTGGCCGAGATGTTACGTCGCAGGCCAGAGTTGTCGCATCCGGCGCCGCTGGACAGATCGAGCTTCCACTGAAGCTGGGAGTGCGCGAAGTCGCCGTGATTCCTGGAGTCTACGGCGCCGAAGCCGTCTACGTGGACGGATACCCAAGCGACGTCCAGGAGGCATATGTGAAGGCTGGCCAGGTCACCGAGGTCGTCATTGAGGTAGAGACGCCTGGAAGGATTGTCCTCATTCCGCTCGTCGCAGGCAAACCGCTAGCACCTGCGAAAGTGTCTGCGATGGCATTCCAGAGTGGCGCGGCAATGGGCGCCTTCAAGGTCCAGCCTGACAGGCTAGAGATCTGGCTGCGGGAAGGCACGTACGACGTTGTGGGAGAGGTCCACGATCCAGTCGGCCAGAAGCGCCAGGCCCAGGGCATCGTGGTCAAATCGGGGGCGACTACCGAGGTCAAAATGGATTTTGATCCCACGGGACTGCTTCAAGTTTCGGTTGTACTCGACGGAAAGCCATATGGCAACGCCAACGTCGGCATCTACCAGGGCGGCGATTTCGTTGCATGGCTCGAGCGCGTCGACAGCGTGAAGAGCGGCGTCTACCAGCTCCGCATCGGCGAGGGCATCTACGATATCAAGATCGACCCCCGCATGGATGGGATCAGCGAGAAGATCATTCGCGACGTCCAGCTCACCGGCGGCGCGACAACTGAGCAACGAGTGGACCTTGGCGGCGCGGGCACAATCCGAGTCACACTCACCCTCGACGGAAAGCCATATGGCAACGCCAACGTCAGCATCTATCAGGGCGGCGATTTCGTTGCATGGCTCGAGCGCGTCGACAGCGCGAAGAGCGGCGTCTACCAGCTCCGCATCGGCGAGGGCATCTACGATATCAAGATCGACCCCTGCATGGATGGGATCAGCGAGAAGATCATCCGCGACGTCCAGATCACCGGCGGCGCGACAACTGAGAAACAGATCGACCTGGGCGCGACGGGGCT includes:
- a CDS encoding MarR family transcriptional regulator encodes the protein MPDYSGALNDVLVKLFNRILSIEERVINQAYAGGLTITEIHVLEAVGADRWRSMSEIAARLGITLGTLTTSMNRLERKGYVTRVRPDQDRRVVLVGLTPNGLDAYRFHEVFHSEMVAAILHDLSPDDQVATLGAAQKLYEFFLKVEPCDIVR
- a CDS encoding VWA domain-containing protein produces the protein MRAKTMPAIAVNLVLALCLALSGVWAVFPSAAQAADAPQLADAGQRTYIEFILDSSVSMTAKVEGFRSRMDVAKEVMEQLIRDLPDDPSLFIALRVYGAELAPNAADKPCDDTVLVQEFQPVASARKGMIDIVRSIKPKSMTPIAYSLELAAKDFPEPRDARNVIILVTDGAESCGGDPCVVSKRLQDQGLILKPYVVGFALSAKEAPKVMCIGDYYGATDTQSLKKALNSIMAQAISPSIIEVQSWAGGVNVTSRTDIQVIKPSGEAVAAGVTVSVPSAARVSLEEGAYTVRGRLAVGTEIITVEQAGVVAKPGQTTKVRLDFGTLEGRVRIAASASGMDVSGEVDIRVLKDGAPVAASWAGIPPSAPLPAGDYTFVVTHRRYPELSRIVAGSILPNRETFLSVDLGQLPAALEVRVTYMGASIAQLCQVTVSGSTVQTQRMPGPDGSDAFRLTTKPGSYDLTVLYQGEVTVEKAVRGVGVAGGETKQVNVDLGDVLGALRVRVMAAGRDVTSQARVVASGAAGQIELPLKLGVREVAVIPGVYGAEAVYVDGYPSDVQEAYVKAGQVTEVVIEVETPGRIVLIPLVAGKPLAPAKVSAMAFQSGAAMGAFKVQPDRLEIWLREGTYDVVGEVHDPVGQKRQAQGIVVKSGATTEVKMDFDPTGLLQVSVVLDGKPYGNANVGIYQGGDFVAWLERVDSVKSGVYQLRIGEGIYDIKIDPRMDGISEKIIRDVQLTGGATTEQRVDLGGAGTIRVTLTLDGKPYGNANVSIYQGGDFVAWLERVDSAKSGVYQLRIGEGIYDIKIDPCMDGISEKIIRDVQITGGATTEKQIDLGATGLLRVKLITAGKAFTEADVYVYQDSDYVTTLDSKARGVWEGKLPEGVYEVRIESRADGIRSKTVNDIEVRGGGTTEKQVDLGAGLSATVRVIVTLDGKPFSNVVVNVISSGEWLMELPHIGQGRFEGRLEPDVYSFEIHPDDYGTYDSAFLDDIDITEGAPVELRVQIKKY